CTATATTTCATTAAAGgggggtgagaatcacaacttgtatctaaataccaaagttgggatttatatcaataacacaatagattagagaatttattacctactggagtcacacgtccTGCTTTGACATCTCCTAGATACTTCGGGCAATTACATTTCCAATGGCCCGTACCACAACAATAGTAGGACTTAGCCGGTTGTCAGGTAGCCGGTCGACCGACTGGCGGTCGATTTTGGCTATCATGCATTGTAGGTGGGACAGATTTGGTGGTTGCTTGAGCGGCGATTGCTCCTAGTTTGTCGTGGTGATTTATGGTGATGTGGCGGTTGATTGGGTGGTTGAATAGGGTATGGTAGAGGACGATGCTGCTGCTGGTTCACGGTGGTTGGTGCCGCCATGGTGGAGATGGATGCCAGAGGTGCTCCAGGTGGTGGTCCACGATGGTGAAGGAGCAGGGATTGGCTTGTGTGTTCCTTGCTTTGTTTTCCTTCTCAAGCTCGAGTTTCTGTCTCGTTATCGCCTTGCTTGACTCGACGTCGAGAGTCAATGGTTGACTTTCTTTGGCCCATCTTTTGATATCCTTTCGTCTCGCCTacatattatattaataaaataatagtaaCACGAATAATATATTAAAACCCGATTAATTACGAATACTTATTATAAATTAGTTATTAAAATGAACTATTTAATcatttaagcacgcaaaatcgaatCGGAATAAGGTAATAGGACGGGGCTAGATCGTCGTAAATTAGGACGATATCACTAACTTGTAGGGCTTCTCCTAAAATGTCGTTGACTCCTTCCTGCTTCAACCGCcactttgtatatattgttttagGGTGGTTAGTCGAACTTCCTAGTTTGCTGCCAACATGGACTTGGTATTTCTAGAAAGTAGGAACCGTTTCCTTGCTTGCTAATTTGACATGTGCTAAATGTTCATAGTATCAAATGATTGCCTTATGTATATTATATTCTGGTTTGGCCACTATGATAGGTCTTCCATCCATTCCCTCTTCTGGATGATGCATGGACGTTGAGTAGTGCACTAGTTGTAATGCCCCTGCCAGGCATTACTAGGCTTCATATAGTCTGCTCAGAGTAGAATTTATCCTAATTCTACTCAATAACGGgcatgtttgtttgtttgttaggttaagattttttttttttttttaaaataaaactatatGGGTCTACAGGTTTGAGCCGAATCCCATAAAACAGACTCAGACCCGAACCCGAAAATTTATCTCTGACTCATACTCGACCTGTACCCGCTCGGGTCGCAAAAATTCAGACCCTAACCCGACATGTTAGCGTCTGACTCGTAGGGTCCGGGTCTTCGACCCACTACCATTCTTAGTCACATCACCCATGCCTGCTACGGATCAGAGGTCATACATCTCGATGCGTGCTACGGATCACACGTCATCTCGTGCCTGCTACGGAGCACAGGTCATGGAGAGCCTACTATGGATCACAGGTCCCTCTTGTGGCGGGTACACAAAGACGAGGCGATCCGGGGGCGGAGTCAATCACCCGAATTAACCCCTCgtcaacaatcacaatacaataacACAACAATCTCAATCATGAATTCCAAAAACATAATCAATCTCATAATCATCATAAGCATGATTACACATATAAACTGATagatgagtagggaaaccctaccttagcaataatCTGACACGCAAAGCAAGTAATCAAAACCGTTCTTCTACGAACTCGTCACCTACAGACAATGATCGCATACAATTACTATAAATTCTATATTCCTATTCAATAACCCCATACTATAATAACTTCCACCAAATCCCGAATTCTAGGTTAGTCTCAAGTGAAAACTAATTACGACACTTAGATTTAAAACTTACGCAAATGAAGATGGAGATCAAAACCATAATACGACAATTGCAATGGATCTCTCTCAAAATGATTAGGAATTGATTATGAAATGTTTAGGGTTGCTAAAATGAGGTATAAACTAGTTAACGCATTTTAAATGAAACCCTCGGCCAAAACAAAATAGAAACCGTCGAAACCCGCTGAACCGACTCGCTCAAAGGAAATGCAAATGAAGATGAAGATCAAAACCCTAATCCGACAACCACAATGGATCTCTCTTAAAATGATTAGGAAATGACTATGAAATGTTTAGGGTTGCTAAAATGAGGTACAAACTGATTAACACATTTTAAATAAAACCTTCgaccaaaacaaaatagaaaCTGCGTGacactcactcgaccgagtgccccaaTCTTTACTCCGAGAAAAACCTCCTGAAACTTTCCAGAAACTCTCATGATATGCCCACTCAACCGAGTGAGACTTAGTCGACCAAGTGAATTATGGAGTATTACAATAACCTTTTTAAACTCTTCATTAATTTCCTCACTCTCTCAACAACGctccttaactttcattctcactCATTAACAACATATAACCCTCTTATATAATACTCATCACAAATCACCTTTTAACATTGTATACTATAAACTACATTTGgctgtgtttggatagcaaaaatggaaggaaagggaggggagggagaaggggggaagagaaagggagggaagggaaggggaggggtaATGGAATGTGGgtatttggatacaatttccctccaaatcttgcctattgtggggagattttttttttttttttttttgagaaaagaacaattcattaatagaacgccatacggcacttacaaagaataactataatcgaaaacaaatctaatggaaaccaaagaaaaataattttcttataaactagggatctcaaaacagcatctgacaattcggctcgtcctattatcgctatcttcatgtagcttttgaggggatccttcgtttgatttatgagataaaatttacctctgACTGGTTCCAAAGATCGTTGACAAATCACTTTTACCCTTTGAAAGAACACGCTGCAAACCATCAACGAACTACTCCTGACTATATTACTGAAGAAACTAAAACCACGAATAAATGGAAAACCCCCGAAATAAGGGATGGAAAAAcgattctcaccaaaagggagacacttattgaatagaaaatgggtatgcatactattgattaaaatttgaaacaattttggggcttaccatcgatcgatTGATAATCGATGGAGCCCCTTGTATAATTTgatggaggctagggttttttagagagagttttttgagagagaattttagagagagttttaaagatgaaattataTTATTGTGGggagattttgatttgccttggaAGAGGGAAAATGGATTCCTCCAAATCTCTCCTCCTCCATTTTTCCCCAaccttatttgctatccaaacaagggattttaaatcccctactctccatCCCTTTCTTTTTCCTCCAAATcgctcaatccaaacacacccaaACACCTTTTGTTAAGCATGAAATAACAATGGAGATTAGAGGTTCCAACATAGAATTTCAAAAGGGTAGGGACATAAATAAGAAAGCCAACAAACTCAGGGTAAAAGAATGGAAAGATATTGAATAATTCTTACTAGAAAAACAAATCATTTAAAATTCCAATTGCCAATTAACTTTCTTCAATATAAAATGCTCATACAAAACGAAAAAATTACAATGTGTTCATATGTAGCCCGAGCGGGATTGGAGACCAAAACTAGTAATTTGAACTATCCAAAGAAATTTTATTGCCACATTTGAACAATGATCGAGAGCTAATCTTAAACAATAATCTTGGATTCAAATATTGCTTACAAGAAACGTTGTAAAAAAAacacaattaaaaatcaaaaaccaaagcaGACAAACTAATAAGATAAGCATTTAAGGTGTGTttggaaagggaggggagggggaagaaGGGGAGGGAaggggagagaagggaaggggagtgtggttgtttggatacaatttccctccaaatcttgcctattatgaagagattttgattaggcttgaaggagggaaattggatccctccaaatctctccccctctatttccctccaccctcatttgctatccaaacaaaggattttAACTTCCCTACTCTCCCCAGGGAATATTATcgtacaaccagttgtataatagcatTATACATctgcctcaaagttgttgagctcttacacaaagttgttgagctattttacaaataTTGAGCTATTTtgcgaagttattgagcttaataattattctgttaagctcaataactttgtatcatagctcgataattttgttaatagagctcgacaactttgtaacaacGCTCACAACTAcattgactaagttctatatacaaccagttgtataatacattaaccgACTCtccccctccctttcttttccctcaaaATCCCTCAAACCAAACACACCATCAGACTATAAACccaattttaattatttttataaagATTTGGGAGATGAACAAATACACTCAATACAAAGAAAATAAAGGACTTTCTAAGGCCCATGATAACATTCCAACAAATAGAAAGACTGTTCATATTGTTGTTATAACACATAACAGGGAGTAACGAGTTTCTCAGCTCGAGCTTGGCTTGCAAAACCTGAGCCAAAATTTGACCAAACTGATTCCAAGAGTTTGTCGAGCAAGCTTGGCTCAGATCACTCACACCAGTGTGCAGAAGATTTCAACTTTCCTCATTTCTACTTGAACCCTTAAAACAGACTTCTTGAAACTGAGAGGAtacaaaactcaaaaaaaaaaggaaggaaaaaaattccaaaattcaACATGATAAGAGAGAGCTCATTAACCTAATTCTTGTTGTAATCAGTTTTGTAAACAGGATTGTCACGTAGACCAAGTTTAGTAAGAACAAAGCAATAGGAATCCCAATCAGTTCTCCTGAGATATTTCAGCAGCTTCTTTCTTTTTTGCACCTTTCCGTGGAGTCCCCGAAGTGAATGTTTATCCTATATTCAATAATTAGGCATTAATTAAGTTCAATAATACCAAACGTTGAGTCGTGTTGACACATCTGAACAATGAGAAATAATGGATTGATAAAGCTGCTATGAACAACTATTTAGTCTTTAATTTTCCACATCGAGCATATGGTGCTCTGATCAAGAGCAAAGTGCACTAGACAAATAAAAAGTGCAGGACTCTTGAATAACCAGAAGTGCATCTACCTTCTTGTGCAGCACGGAAGAGAGGTGATGAATCTCCGTTGTCAGTTGCGCAACTGCAAAGTGGATATAAATTACAATTTTGTTATAAAGCATGGATGACAAGATAGTCCTGAAATTGTACCTATACATAAATTTACATAACAATGAAGCAACATTTTGACAGGCCTCCTAAAAAGTGGTTCGCCATCCACAAAAAACAATTCCATAAGATCATGGACTTGTCATTCATTATGTTATGGGTGATCACACAAAGCTGCTCTGAAATGCTGTATTGCTGTTGTCTAGTGATTTGGGGTTGGGTAAAGGTGGCTGAGCTGTGTGTATGTctgtgtggtggtggtggtggtgggggtggGGGGGAAGGGTGATAAAAAGTTCGTTCAGGTTGTGTTTGATTTGGGAGATATCTATTATCTTTTTTGCTATGGCTACTGAAACTCCCTCATTAGCATTAGGCTAGAGAAATACTCCGTAGTTTACATTTCCCAAAAGTTAATTAATCAATAGGCCAAGAATCCCAGAACATACATATCCTTTCCAGCCAAAGACAACACCAAGCCATATTTGCAAATCGACACACACACCCGTGTAATTCAAAGGACACTTAAACAAACACATATAAAGTGAGGACAGCttgcaaaaagaaaagaaattatgCAACACCAATTTTTAAAGATACAAAGCGCAGACTACATGAAAACAAGAGCAAGAAGCTAAGATTAATGAAACAAAATGTTAATAATTACACTGTAATAACTTTGACCAACGCCCAGCACCCCACCAGCATGTAAGGTAAAGGTAAATTTCTTCTATGTAGGAAAGGTCAAAGGCAACGAAGTTTGAAGAACACACAAATTAGATTACTTACTTTGAACGCGCGCTGATCCACAATCTGTCTCAGACATTTTGAACTCATCTCGCACTTTTTTCAGCTCAAGCTTCAATTTCTCAGCAGCAGACATGTTATCTGGATGAAAGTACTGCAGTGTTGTTCATAGATAAGACATTTTTTCATGAAATAATGATCACTTTAGCTCTCTCAATCAAGAAGCTATAAAATAGCGTTGAAGTAGCTTACCAGCCACCTATAGGCTATAGCATGTTAACGCTTAAGAAGCAAAAATAGAGGACGAATTGATATCCAAAAAACCCAAGAAAATATCTTAATGAAAGGCACATAGGAAAATATTACCTTTTCAATTAACTGTTCCTGAGGAACCCCAGGAGTAGATATCATAAAACCTGGACTCAGTATATCCGATTTCTGGGCTGCAAAAAAGAAAGATGTCATTAGTAAATTCCTCTACAAAAATGTGCACTTGAACAAAATGTAAAATACCAAAAATTTGAACTGAATGATTGTGACTCTACCATGTATGCACCAAACATTTCAAATATTCTTCCTATATTATAGATAGGGTACATTACGTGTTTAAAAAAAGTGACCACCGTGAAACCACGCAGATAAAGGTCTCAAACGGACATGCTTTTCAAAAACAATCCTAGGTAAGCTTCGACGGTTTGTCACAAATCCCAATTGATATATCCAATTTCACTGGCAATAGAAAGCTCCCACAATATACCTACGTACTACAAATTAACCTTTCATATCTAATGACAAGGGGTGATGGGAATGGGAAAGCAGAAAGACTGCAAATTTAGCATGCAAACACTACCAACAAAGAATCTTTCAAAGGCCCTTGTATCCACCCTAATAAAGGACACAATCAATATTCTGGAACATGTTGAATGATCAGGGCTTTGTCCCGATTCATAAAAGAAACATAATATCCCATAAAACACACACAATGTGTTATCTTCCTAACGCGTTTGACAGATGAATTCACTTCCTCATCTAGTTTAAATATTCGGCTTTAAAACCTTGCATATCATGTAAAGGGGCATAATACTTGCTTCGCAATACAAAGTGGCCACCATACATCACCCCCTCTTAAATTAAACGCAGCTTTTGAACTGACATACATACATTTCTAAACACTCCATACTCCAGCTAAAAACCAACATGGCAAGCTACAACATTAatagttttttgtttttttttacaaGTACTTGGATACAATCAGCCAGAACAAGGGTATAATACAATTAacccaaaacgataaataaacaaacaataaCACAATTAAGCAGCTACTACTAGAAAAACAAAATCAATAACGATAAGAAACACTTTACCTGACTTCTTCTCATCACTACTATAAAGCCGCATAGTTACAAGACTCTTTCTCAATTCCCCCATTTGGACACCGCCCGGCCCTTTATCagatttcttcctttcttcctcCTCTTCAATCTCCTTAAGCTTGGCCAACCTCTGCTGCAACTCCGACAGCGTAAACAAACCCTCCTCACCttccttcttcttattcttcgACAAGGTCGACACATCCGGCCTCAATTCCTTCAAAGCCTTACCTAATTCAGCATGAGTATACACCTTAATCAAATTGAATCTCGCCGGATCATTCTCATCCGATTTCTTCACCccttgtttttccttaatctctTTCCCAAATGACCCGCTTGGCAAATTATTAAATGATCCGCCACCAATCACCCTACtcgtattagtattagtattcgTATTAGTATTCTGGGTAAAATTATCCGACGAGAATGGCTGATTCACGGCATTATTACGCCTATCATCGGGTTTCTTGTCCCTTAGTTTCTGCAAACTCTCTCTAATTCTATCGAACGATATACTATTACCCTTGGAAAAGCTAGGGGTAGGGGTAGGCCTAAGATTATTTGGCGATGAGCGAATGCGAAACTCGGATAAATTCTTTCGGATTTCATCAAACTGTGAAGAGCTTGAGGATTGTTGTTGTTGGCCGGATTTGGGATTGATTTGGGAAAAGTAAGATGAAAAAGGGGAGGGTTTAGGAGGCTGATTGTCGCCATTATCGTTGTTGGAGGAAGCAGAAGAGTAGAGGCGAGAGAAATTGAAGAGAGTATGATGAGATTTGAGATTTAGATGGTGAGATTTGTGGCGTAGAGCTATGGACGCCATTGTTGGGTGTTCGAGTTTcttgtgatttgggggttttacgCATAAACCCTAATTGCAAAATGAACATATGACGTCTCGGTGACTAACTGGTAGATTACTCTAAGGGTCGTTTGGTTCGTTAGCAACGGTAAATTTAACGGAAGTAGTAATTCACATGATTATGCATTTCATGTGAATTGGGAAAATTCGTTTGGATGGAATGCGGGGAGTGAGTTTCACAGGAATTCTCACTTACCTAGGAGACTAaataagcaacttcctccatgaTGGAGGTGATGTGTTCATTATTTACGCACTTTTAAGCCCTCAACCAACCTAATTTTGCATGGCAATCTAGCTAGTTATCGTCATTTTCATAGTCATTTGCTTCATATTTGCTATTACCTCCCTTTTATGGTCGTTTGTAGAAAAGGAGCTAATTGACGG
The Silene latifolia isolate original U9 population chromosome 11, ASM4854445v1, whole genome shotgun sequence genome window above contains:
- the LOC141611716 gene encoding uncharacterized protein LOC141611716, which encodes MASIALRHKSHHLNLKSHHTLFNFSRLYSSASSNNDNGDNQPPKPSPFSSYFSQINPKSGQQQQSSSSSQFDEIRKNLSEFRIRSSPNNLRPTPTPSFSKGNSISFDRIRESLQKLRDKKPDDRRNNAVNQPFSSDNFTQNTNTNTNTNTSRVIGGGSFNNLPSGSFGKEIKEKQGVKKSDENDPARFNLIKVYTHAELGKALKELRPDVSTLSKNKKKEGEEGLFTLSELQQRLAKLKEIEEEEERKKSDKGPGGVQMGELRKSLVTMRLYSSDEKKSAQKSDILSPGFMISTPGVPQEQLIEKYFHPDNMSAAEKLKLELKKVRDEFKMSETDCGSARVQIAQLTTEIHHLSSVLHKKDKHSLRGLHGKVQKRKKLLKYLRRTDWDSYCFVLTKLGLRDNPVYKTDYNKN